In Pseudomonadota bacterium, the DNA window GTGGCAGCAGGCTCGCGCCGATGAGCGGGTCGTCGCAGCCGATATCGAGCACGCTGCCGTGGGCTTGGGCGCACAGGGTGCGCAGGCGGAACAGGTGGCGCTGGTAATGGATGTTATCGGGCGCCGCGTTGATCTCACCGGATTGCTTGATGGAGGCGAGCAGGAAATATTGCATGAAGGCGTCGTAATCGAGCGCGAAGGGCACTTGCAGGCGATCAGTAAACGCGTGGTGCAGGCGGGTGGGCAGCAGCAGGGGCACCTCGCTGCGCAGCGGGTAATCGTGGTCGCCGTCGTTCAGCCCGCTGGCGGTTTGGGTGAGTGGCTTGCCGGAATCCGGCGAGGCCAGCAGCGGCAAGGTTTGCGCAAGGCTGAGGCGTGCGGCGTGGGCGGCGCGCGCGAGGTCGGCAACGGAAACGGTACGTGTATCCTCGATGACGGCCGGGCGTGCGTGCGGCATCATGCGGCCAGCCCCACGGCTTTGCGGCGGGTTTGCACTTCCGATTTATGGGCAGCGCGCCAGGCGATGAGGCGGCGCAGCCCTTCCTCGAGATCGATGGCGGCGGTGAAATCGATTTCCGCGCTGGCGCGTTTTGGGCAGCCGATGCGGTTGCGCACGAGGGTGGCTTGCGAGCGTGGGGCCAGCTGGATCGGCTTGGTGCTGCCGGTGAGGGTGAGCAGCATTTCAGCGAGCGTTTTGAGCGAGGTGCGCTTGCCGGTGCCGACATTGTAGAAGCGGTCGGCAGTGGTGGCTTTCATGGCGCACAGATTGGCGCGGGCGCAATCCTCGACGGCGACGAAATCGAAGGCTTCGCTGCCATCGCCAAGGATGGTCGGGCCGTCGCCGCGGTCGATCGCGTCGAGCATTTTCATGATCACGGCGATATAGGCGCCGTGGTAATCCTGGCGTGGGCCGTAGACGTTCATGTAGCGCAGGCCAACGAAATCGAGGCCGTAGCGGTGATGGAAGGCACGCATCATCGCCTCGCCGGCGATTTTGGTGGCGCCGTAAAAGTTTTTGTTGAGGAAGGGGTGATCCTCATCCATCGGCTCGCTGACGGCGTCGCCGTAAACCGAGGCCGAGGAGGAATAGACCAGGCGGCCGACTTTTTTCTCGACGCAGGCTTCCATGACATTGAAGGTGCCGCGCACGTTCACATCGAACGCGCTGCGCGGGAATTCGTGGCACTGCAGCAGCCACAGCGCGGCGAAATGGAAGACGCCGTGCGCGCCATCGAGTGCCGCGTGCAGGATGTCGGTTTGCTGGATATCGCCACCGGCTTCGTAGATTTTGACGCGCGGATCGCGCAGGGCCTGGGCAAGGTTTTCTTCGCTGCCGCGGACGAAATTATCGTAAATGACGATTTCTTTGACGTCTTCGCGGGTCAGTAAATCGACCGTGTGCGAGCCGATGAGGCCAGCGCCGCCGATGACTACGATTTTTTTGCCGGTGATGTCCATGGTAGGGTCCTTCTTTTCCTGCGTGGAAGCTAAAGTGTAAGTGGCGGCTGGTCAAGATAAACGGGTGTCGGGGCAGTATGTTAGCGCGCGGCGAGGAAGGCTTTCAGCTGCTGTGCGATGCGGGCGCTGGCGTCGCCGTTGCCGTAATCGGCGATGTCGCGGCGTGGCTGGTAGTCCGCGACCGTCCAAAGGCGGTTCCAGCCGGCGGCGATGGTCTCGACCCATTCGGTCTCGTCACGCAGGGTGACGCAGGGGACGCGGTGGAAATAGGCTTCTTTTTGCAGCCCTCCCGAATCGGTGAAAACGGCGGTTGCATGGTGGACGAGCCAGGCCATATCGAGATAGCCCAGCGGGTCGATCAGGCGCAGATGCTGCGGTGCAGTGGGCAGCGCGGCGAGGATTTTGCGCGTGCGTGGATGAACGGGCATGACGATTTGCGTATGCGCTCCTTGCGCTTCCAGCCAGGCGATGAGGGCGGCGAACCGCTCCGGGCTATCGGTATTTTCGGCGCGGTGCAGGGTGCAGACGGCATAGGTTTTTGGGGCAAGCGCGAGATCCGCAAGGATGGTCGATTGGGTGGCGGCGCGCTTAGTGGCATCGATCGTGGCATCCATCATCACATCGCCGACATGGGAGACGCCGTGGGTGATGTTTTCGGCAGCGAGATGGGCGATGGCAGTCTCGGTCGGGCAGAAGAGCAGGGCGCTCATATGATCGACGAGGATGCGGTTGATTTCCTCCGGCATGGCGCGGTTGAAGGAGCGCAGGCCCGCTTCCACATGGGCGACCGGGATATGGAGTTTGGCGGCGGCGAGCGCCCCGGCGAGGGTGGAGTTGGTGTCGCCGTAAGTGAGCAGGGCGTCGGGTTTTTCCTGCAGCAAAATGGTCTCGACGGCTTCCAGCATGCGGCCGGTCATGGCGCCATGGCCGAGGCTGTTGATGGCAAGCTGGTGGGCGGGCGGCTCCATGCCCAGCTCGCGGAAAAATTGGCCGGACATGCTGTCATCGAAATGCTGGCCGGTATGGACGAGGATCTCGCGGATGCCCGCATCGCGCAGGGCGCGGCTGACCGGGGCGGCTTTGATGAATTGCGGGCGGGCACCGACGACGGTGACGACGGTGGGGGTGCGGCTGCTCATGCGGCGTGCTCGGTGGCGTTGGTGTTGCGCGACAGCTCGCCATACAGATCGAGGACCTCATCGACCTTGCCGAACATGCGGATATGGCCTTTTTCGAGCAGCAGTGCTTTGTTGCACAGATCGCGCAGAATGGCGGGGGCGTGGGAGGCCATGACCATGATGCGGGCCTGGTCGTAGAGCTGGTGGGCGCGCTCGGTGGCTTTGTGCAGGAAATGGGCGTCACCGGCGCCGATGGCTTCATCCAGCACCAGGATTTCCGGGGTGATGGAGGTTGAAACCGCGAAGGCGAGGCGGACGCGCATCCCGTCGGAATACATGCGCACGGGCAGGTTAAGGAACTCGCCCAGCTCGCAGAATGCTTCCACTTCCGGCGTGATGCGGGCGATGGTTTTTTTGTTCATGCCCAGAATAAGGCCCATGCCGCGGATGTTCTCGTAACCGGTTTTTTCGGGGTCGAGGCCGTTCATGAGGTTGAGCAGCACGGAAATGTCGCCATCGACCGTGAGCTTGCCCGAGGCGGTGGGCAGGAAGCCGCCGAGGGTTTTGAGCAGCGTCGATTTCCCGGCGCCGTTATGGCCGACGAGGGCGAGGCGGTCGCCGTCTTCCAGCGTGAAGGAAATATCGTGCAGCGCCTCGACATACGAGACGCGGTTGGACTCTTCGTAGATGCGCCCGCCGGTGGCCATGTTAACGAGGCTGTGGCGCAGCTGGCTGGTGCGCACGGCATAGAGCGGGTATTGGACGCAGACATTCTCAAAGACGATGCGGGCCATGGGCTATATCCAGAAAATCAGTTTGTAGCGCACGCGCTTATAGATGATGAGGCCAAGGGTGAGCACGACCACCATGGTACCCAGCGAGACAATATAGGAAAGCGCGGCAGGCGTGTGGCCCATCAGCGGCGCGCGGACGATCTCGATGAGATGGTAAAACGGATTCATATCGGCGATCCAGGTGTGTTTTTTTAACATCTCGCGCTGCCAGGCGATGGGGGTCATCAGCGGCATCAGCTGGCACAGCACGCCGGCGATGGGAAAAATATCGCGGTAGCGGGCGTTGCTGAGGCCAAATAGCAGGATGAAGCCGAACGACGTGGCGACATGGATCAGCAGGCCGGGGATGGCGAGGAAGGCCATCCAGCCCGGCGGGTGGCCAATGCAGATCATCAGCAACAGGCAGACCGCGAGGTAATGGCCGTAGAGGATGACGTAGCGGATGAGGGCGCGCAGCGGGTAGAAGAAGAGCGGCAGCCGGGTGGCGTTGATGAGCGGCGCGGCACCCACGAACACGGTGGCGCCATCAAGGATGGAGAGGGAGAAGAATGTCCAGACGAACATGCCGGTGGCGGTGCGTGGCAGGAAATCAGAGATGTTCTGGTTGAACAGCGAGGCCATGACCAGCGCCATCGCAAAAATCCAGGCGCAGGTGCTGAAGGTGAGCCAGATGGGGCCAAGCAGGGTGCGTTTATACTGCTGGCGGACATCGTCCCAGCCGAAATAGAGCAGGGCATCGTGGCGCTTGAGGGCGACCATTAAATCCTGTCTGACCATGGCAACGGACACGGGGGCTCCATTGAGTGAAGGTGGGCGGGGTGAAAACTGAGCCTCACATAATCTATCCACTTGCGGATTGGCAACATAAATGCAGTATGCCCTGCATGTGTGGGATTGCTGGCATTATCGAGAAGCAGCGCGCGGCGGTGGATGAAGCGGCCCTGCGCGCGATGACGGCGCGCGTCGCCCATCGCGGCCCGGATGGTGAGGGTGTTGCCTGCCTTGGGCCGGTGGGGCTTGGCCATCGCCGCTTGGCGATTCTTGATCTCAGCCCGCTTGGCGCGCAGCCGATGGTCTATGGCACCACGGGCCTGACCATCATCCATAATGGCGAGATTTATAATTATAAGGAAATCCGCGCCGAGCTGGTGGCGCTGGGCTATGGCTTCCAGTCGGAAACGGATACGGAGGTGATCCTCGCCGCCTATGATGCGTGGGGCGAGGGCTGCGTGACGCGCTTTAACGGCATGTGGGCGTTTGCCATCCATGATGCAAAACGCAACCGGGTTTTCTGCTCGCGCGACCGGTTTGGGGTGAAGCCGTTTTACTATCACGATGGCGCGCAGCAGCTGGTGTTTGGCTCGGAGATTCGCCAAATTTTGCCATTTCTGGAGCGGGTGCAGGCGCACCGCCCGGCGGTGGAGAATTTCCTCGTCACCGGGGGCAACGACCTCGGCACGGCGACATTTTTTGAAGGGGTGGTGCGCCTCGCGGCGGGGCATTCGCTGGTCTACGACCTCACGACGCACACCCACCGGATTGAGGCCTATTACACGCTGGTCCGCCCACGGTTAAGCACCCTGAGCCGCGACGAAGCAAGTGCCGCACTGCGTGCGCTGCTGGGCGATGCGGTGGCGCTGCGGCTGCGCTCGGATGTGAAGGTCGGCACCTGTCTTTCGGGCGGGCTCGATAGCTCGACGGTGGCCACGCTGGCATCCGAGTTATCGGCGGATGGGTCGTTCGCGGCGATCACGGCGGTGAGCGAGCAGGAAAGCAATAACGAAGTCGCCTACGCGCAAAAAGTGGCGAGCCATTGCGGACTCGACTGGTATCAGGTGAAACCGACCTATGAGGATTTTGTCGAGAGCCTGTCGGCGGTAGTCACCACGCAGGAGGAGCCGTTTGGCAGCGCCTCAATCGTGATGCAATATTGGGTGATGAAAACCGCGCGCGATAACGGCATTCCGGTGCTGCTCGATGGGCAGGGCGGCGATGAATTGCTGCTGGGGTATGAGCGCTATTACGCAACATCGATCCTTTCAATGCTGCGCAGCAAAGGGCTGCGGGCAACGCTGCGCGAGATCCGCCAGATTCGCCGCCATAACAGCAAAATGCATGTGCTGAATATTGCGAAATATCTCTTCGGCGCGGCGAGTTCGCATATTCGTTATGGCTATTACGGGCATTGCCACCGCTACCTGAAACAGCGCCCGGCGCGGCCGCAGCATTTGCAGGCGATGGCGCGCGCGGTGACAGATGTATGGGGGCTGCAGGCGCTCGATATCACGACCACCAATTTGCCGATTTTGCTGCGCTTTGAGGACAAGAACTCGATGGCGCACGCGATTGAAACGCGGCTGCCGTTCCTCGATTACCGGGTGGTCGAAATGGCGCTGGCGCTGCCGGTAGATTATAAGATTCACGATGGCTGGTCGAAATGGATATTGCGCCATTGTATGCGCGAAAAAATGCCCAGCGAAATTGTCTGGCGCAAAAATAAATTCGGGTTCGAAGCGCCTGAAGGCATCTGGCTGAAGCGCCACGCGGCAGTGATGCAGGAAGCAGTGCTCGCCTCGCCGTTGCTCGGCGCGCTATCAGATCGCGCGAAGCTGGAGAAGCTTTACCCCACCCTCGATGCGCGCAGCCGGTTCAGGCTCTATAGCGTGGCGCTGTGGGAGTCTGCCTTCGCGGTGACGCTTTAGGCGTTTCTGGCCGTCGCGGCGGCATATTCATTTTCCAGAAACTCAGCAAATGCGGTGTAGATCGCTTGTTTGGAATAATGCACCGGGGGCACGGTGGTGACTGCGGCGCGGTAGGTGGGTAGTGCATCCGCGACATCGCGGATGGCCTGGGCGAGGGCGGCTGCATCGCCTGCCGGGCAGGTGCGGCCGAGCTGGTGCTGCTCGATATAGGCGCGCACTTCGCCGCGCAGGGAGCAGACGATGGGCAGGCCCGCCGCCACATAATCGAAGAAGCGGTTGGGCATGGCTTCGGCATCGCCGGTGAGCAGGGCGATGTGGCTGCTGGCGAGCAGCTGCCGCCCGGCCTCCTGATCGAGCCAGCCGGGCAGGCTGAATAGGTCGCGGCCATCGAGATAGTCGCGCAAAGCGGGCGCCACATCGCCGTTACCGGCCAGGGTGATGTGGATCGGCGCGCCTTGCTGCGCGAGGATGGTGGCGGCTTTGGCGATGGTCAGCGCATCCGCCGTGTGGCCGAGTGTGCCGAGGAAACAGACGCGGATGACTTCGCCGGGCTGGGCGACGGCCGGGGTGATCGGCGGTTCGGAAAGCGGCGTGCCGAGGTAGAAAATGGGGCAGGCGGCGCCATCCATGCGGCCGGATTTGGTGAGTGCCCATTGCAGCAGCGGGCCGCTCATCGAGGTCAGTCGGGTCGCTGCGCGCAGGCTGCGCCTGGCATAGGGATAAAGCAGCCATGTCGCCAGCCGCACGAAGGGTTTGAGCGGTGCGGGGGCGTAGTTGGCGAAGCTGTCGGGCCATTGGTCGCGCACATCCACAATGACGGGAATGCCGCGTGGGCGCGCATAACGCAGCGCCTCGCGCACCCATTCGATGAGCGGGTAGGCGACGAGGATCAGCTGCGGTGCCTCCGCGGATTGCTCGGCGATGGCGCGCCAGCGTTTGGCCAGCTGCCGATGGTGGCGGATGCGGGCGAGCGACAGGTTGCGCGTGTAAAGCCCGGCATGCAGCATATGCAGTTGGACGCCGCTGCTGAGCGTTTGGTCGGTGTCCTGCGTCGCATACAGTGTTTTTTTCATATGGTGGATGGTCGAGCACCACCAATGCACCGCGTGGCCGCGCTGCTGCAACTGCTCCGACAGCATGCCCACCCGCATCGGTTTAGTGTCCGGCGTGAGGGGCAGTTGCTCGCTATCTTTCAGGATCCATATCCGCATGGTGTTGCCTTTATCATGAACGGCAGAGCGTGGTGCATCCGACCAGCGCCTCTTGTCTTTACGATAGTAACCCCTAACTGAAGTTTTTAAGAATCGCAATGCACAATTACGAGCTCTTTTGCCTACTAAATTGTTGATTATATGATATAATTCTTCCCATGACTTGTCACTTAAGGAATTGGATAATTGCATGATTTATGCTGATAATCTATTGCTTAAAGCCAGCTAAGACGTAGGTCACCCAACAGGAGCAATGTTTATGACGCTTATTTTCTGCAAAGAATGTCAGAGACAAATTAGTTCAGATGCTAAATTTTGTGTTGGCTGCGGCTCTAGACAGAAATCAAAAGGTTGCTTGCGGGCATTTGTAGTAGTGTCGGCTATTATGCTCATGGTTTTCGCAAGCTCTGAAGACACACCGAAAAACTCTAAAACTTCCAAAACGATGAGCAGTTCGATAAATATACAAGATTCAGCCAAATTCACGGAGACAGGTTATAATTCTGGTGGACCATGGCATCTGGGCGCAAAGGCAAATGCTCTTGCCAAAAATTCAGATGGATCAGCGGATGAAATTCAGTCCAGGTTTAAGCTATGTATCATGCAAGCCGCTAATCGGTTTACCAGTTATACTTCACATGATGGCGGAAGATCTGCATTAAAACTTGCTACTGATGACTGTTCAGATGAGTCGTCTGCTTATTACCAAGAATGCATGAGTAGAGACCTTTCAGAAAAGAAATGTAAGGCTGAGATCTTAGTATTATCCCAAACAGCAATTATGCTCGCTAGAAACGAGCCGATTCCTGCTGATTATTAATGTAGAGCACGCTCTGAAACCATTGTAAGGCCACGCTGGGGCAGTTGCTCGCTATCTTTCAGGATCCATATCCGCATGCTGTTGCCTTTATCATGAACATCGAACGGCCGTGAACCTATTACCAAAATCTTTTCTTTGCAAACGCCTGCCCGGAACCCGATTTCAGGTAATATTCAAATTCCTGCGCAGTGTGTTTATGGGCAAAGGCATGATAGCTGACCAATTCCCAGGGCGTATATTTAGAAGTATGAGTGGACTTGCCCGCGTTGTGATCGGCCATGCGCTGCTTTAAATCTTCTGAGAATCCGATATAGGTTTGATTCGGGAAAGCAATGCTACGAATTAAGTAAACATAGTACATCATTGCTCCAGTCCCCCTTCGCTAAAGCTTCGGGCGACACTCCTTCGCCCCAGCTTGGCTTCATGCGTCTTACGCGAAGAGGCGTAAGCCACCCGAAGCCAAAGGCGAAGGGTGGTGCACCCGACTGGAGTCGAACCAGCAACCTTTGCCTTCGGAGGGCAACGCTCTATCCAGTTGAGCTACGGGTGCGCATGCGCGTGGGTTGGGTACATACAGGGGTGGTGCATCCGGGCCAATCTATTTTTTGTGGGAGGTGGGTGAGGATAAGTCTGTGCATGCGCTGTGCATAGTGGGACAAGGCTTCTAGCGAGCTGTTTTTTCAGCACTATATAACAGGTGTAATCCACCGATATTTCCTCATTGACGAGGGGGCCCGGTGCGCTACCGTGGCGGTTCAAAGCGGATGAAAATCCTCACGAAACAGGCCCGAATCGACCTGCTGGCAGCGACATAAGGGGAGAATAAGTCCTACTATATGTTGTATGTGCAACAGTGGGGGACGAAATGCCTGTCCCAACC includes these proteins:
- a CDS encoding methyltransferase domain-containing protein yields the protein MMPHARPAVIEDTRTVSVADLARAAHAARLSLAQTLPLLASPDSGKPLTQTASGLNDGDHDYPLRSEVPLLLPTRLHHAFTDRLQVPFALDYDAFMQYFLLASIKQSGEINAAPDNIHYQRHLFRLRTLCAQAHGSVLDIGCDDPLIGASLLPPTASYIGLDPFCIRTEPFRLIGVGEYLPFADAALDNALFNTSLDHIMDWRRGLREAHRVIKPGGSLYLCSLVWTHNADLMSDAVHFHHFRESELIDALAGMTIEETTRYDYKGDPHRYGLYLRATKRSS
- a CDS encoding NAD-dependent epimerase/dehydratase family protein; protein product: MDITGKKIVVIGGAGLIGSHTVDLLTREDVKEIVIYDNFVRGSEENLAQALRDPRVKIYEAGGDIQQTDILHAALDGAHGVFHFAALWLLQCHEFPRSAFDVNVRGTFNVMEACVEKKVGRLVYSSSASVYGDAVSEPMDEDHPFLNKNFYGATKIAGEAMMRAFHHRYGLDFVGLRYMNVYGPRQDYHGAYIAVIMKMLDAIDRGDGPTILGDGSEAFDFVAVEDCARANLCAMKATTADRFYNVGTGKRTSLKTLAEMLLTLTGSTKPIQLAPRSQATLVRNRIGCPKRASAEIDFTAAIDLEEGLRRLIAWRAAHKSEVQTRRKAVGLAA
- the wecB gene encoding UDP-N-acetylglucosamine 2-epimerase (non-hydrolyzing), translated to MSSRTPTVVTVVGARPQFIKAAPVSRALRDAGIREILVHTGQHFDDSMSGQFFRELGMEPPAHQLAINSLGHGAMTGRMLEAVETILLQEKPDALLTYGDTNSTLAGALAAAKLHIPVAHVEAGLRSFNRAMPEEINRILVDHMSALLFCPTETAIAHLAAENITHGVSHVGDVMMDATIDATKRAATQSTILADLALAPKTYAVCTLHRAENTDSPERFAALIAWLEAQGAHTQIVMPVHPRTRKILAALPTAPQHLRLIDPLGYLDMAWLVHHATAVFTDSGGLQKEAYFHRVPCVTLRDETEWVETIAAGWNRLWTVADYQPRRDIADYGNGDASARIAQQLKAFLAAR
- a CDS encoding ABC transporter ATP-binding protein, with protein sequence MARIVFENVCVQYPLYAVRTSQLRHSLVNMATGGRIYEESNRVSYVEALHDISFTLEDGDRLALVGHNGAGKSTLLKTLGGFLPTASGKLTVDGDISVLLNLMNGLDPEKTGYENIRGMGLILGMNKKTIARITPEVEAFCELGEFLNLPVRMYSDGMRVRLAFAVSTSITPEILVLDEAIGAGDAHFLHKATERAHQLYDQARIMVMASHAPAILRDLCNKALLLEKGHIRMFGKVDEVLDLYGELSRNTNATEHAA
- a CDS encoding ABC transporter permease, with amino-acid sequence MSVAMVRQDLMVALKRHDALLYFGWDDVRQQYKRTLLGPIWLTFSTCAWIFAMALVMASLFNQNISDFLPRTATGMFVWTFFSLSILDGATVFVGAAPLINATRLPLFFYPLRALIRYVILYGHYLAVCLLLMICIGHPPGWMAFLAIPGLLIHVATSFGFILLFGLSNARYRDIFPIAGVLCQLMPLMTPIAWQREMLKKHTWIADMNPFYHLIEIVRAPLMGHTPAALSYIVSLGTMVVVLTLGLIIYKRVRYKLIFWI
- the asnB gene encoding asparagine synthase (glutamine-hydrolyzing); amino-acid sequence: MCGIAGIIEKQRAAVDEAALRAMTARVAHRGPDGEGVACLGPVGLGHRRLAILDLSPLGAQPMVYGTTGLTIIHNGEIYNYKEIRAELVALGYGFQSETDTEVILAAYDAWGEGCVTRFNGMWAFAIHDAKRNRVFCSRDRFGVKPFYYHDGAQQLVFGSEIRQILPFLERVQAHRPAVENFLVTGGNDLGTATFFEGVVRLAAGHSLVYDLTTHTHRIEAYYTLVRPRLSTLSRDEASAALRALLGDAVALRLRSDVKVGTCLSGGLDSSTVATLASELSADGSFAAITAVSEQESNNEVAYAQKVASHCGLDWYQVKPTYEDFVESLSAVVTTQEEPFGSASIVMQYWVMKTARDNGIPVLLDGQGGDELLLGYERYYATSILSMLRSKGLRATLREIRQIRRHNSKMHVLNIAKYLFGAASSHIRYGYYGHCHRYLKQRPARPQHLQAMARAVTDVWGLQALDITTTNLPILLRFEDKNSMAHAIETRLPFLDYRVVEMALALPVDYKIHDGWSKWILRHCMREKMPSEIVWRKNKFGFEAPEGIWLKRHAAVMQEAVLASPLLGALSDRAKLEKLYPTLDARSRFRLYSVALWESAFAVTL
- a CDS encoding glycosyltransferase; translation: MRIWILKDSEQLPLTPDTKPMRVGMLSEQLQQRGHAVHWWCSTIHHMKKTLYATQDTDQTLSSGVQLHMLHAGLYTRNLSLARIRHHRQLAKRWRAIAEQSAEAPQLILVAYPLIEWVREALRYARPRGIPVIVDVRDQWPDSFANYAPAPLKPFVRLATWLLYPYARRSLRAATRLTSMSGPLLQWALTKSGRMDGAACPIFYLGTPLSEPPITPAVAQPGEVIRVCFLGTLGHTADALTIAKAATILAQQGAPIHITLAGNGDVAPALRDYLDGRDLFSLPGWLDQEAGRQLLASSHIALLTGDAEAMPNRFFDYVAAGLPIVCSLRGEVRAYIEQHQLGRTCPAGDAAALAQAIRDVADALPTYRAAVTTVPPVHYSKQAIYTAFAEFLENEYAAATARNA
- a CDS encoding zinc ribbon domain-containing protein, yielding MTLIFCKECQRQISSDAKFCVGCGSRQKSKGCLRAFVVVSAIMLMVFASSEDTPKNSKTSKTMSSSINIQDSAKFTETGYNSGGPWHLGAKANALAKNSDGSADEIQSRFKLCIMQAANRFTSYTSHDGGRSALKLATDDCSDESSAYYQECMSRDLSEKKCKAEILVLSQTAIMLARNEPIPADY
- a CDS encoding GIY-YIG nuclease family protein, which translates into the protein MYYVYLIRSIAFPNQTYIGFSEDLKQRMADHNAGKSTHTSKYTPWELVSYHAFAHKHTAQEFEYYLKSGSGQAFAKKRFW